From one Parambassis ranga chromosome 5, fParRan2.1, whole genome shotgun sequence genomic stretch:
- the LOC114435958 gene encoding calcium/calmodulin-dependent 3',5'-cyclic nucleotide phosphodiesterase 1B-like isoform X2, which produces MAELVRIRKKRLQIPISRLRSMLKQLEEKDVDFEEIKKNLDFTASLLEAVYLDGTRQCLESEDDLQQLQSDGVPSEVTDWLASTFTQRIRRPVRRSDEKPKFRSIVHAVQAGIFVERMFKRAYTAAMPDQPAAVVNCLRDVDRWSFDVFALNSASSDHALRTLCFELITRYELNSRFKIPISCLTEFLSALERGYCKHNNPYHSHVHAADVTQTLHCLLLRSGLVHWLTELEVMASLFAAAIHDYEHTGTTNNFHIHTKSEFALIYNDRSVQESHHLSAAFRLLQDEQMNIFINLTREEWMEMRSLVIEMVLSTDMSSHLLQVKAMKSCLQQQERIDKPKALSLLLHTADISHPSKPWALHSRWTKALMEEFFRQGDREAELGLPFSPLCDRKSTLIAESQIGFIDFIVYPTFSLLTDMAEKIVIPLVEENPGPPDPCNRHSNLWKESSRGLQWSLAHITAELVSFRSTWTRHTEDNKLKWKESGSNGFSDSGVTKEQRSRQEVLSEKSLQDPTTDTKL; this is translated from the exons GTTGAGAAGCATGctgaagcagctggaggagaaagaTGTCGACTTTGAAGAAATCAAAAAGAATCTGGATTTCACAGCGTCGTTACTAGAGGCAGTGTACCTCGATGgaacaag GCAGTGTCTGGAGTCTGAGGATGaccttcagcagctgcagtcagacggGGTGCCGTCCGAGGTCACTGATTGGCTGGCGTCCACCTTCACCCAGAGGATTCGGCGGCCTGTACGGCGCTCGGATGAGAAACCCAAGTTTCGCAGCATTGTGCATGCAGTGCAGGCCGGGATATTTGTAGAGAG GATGTTCAAGAGGGCCTACACAGCCGCCATGCCGGACCAACCTGCAGCGGTTGTAAACTGCCTCAGG GATGTTGACCGGTGGAGCTTCGACGTGTTTGCTCTGAACTCGGCCAGCTCCGATCATGCACTACGAACTCTGTGCTTTGAGCTGATCACCAGATATGAGCTCAACAGCCGCTtcaag ATTCCCATCTCATGCCTGACAGAGTTCCTTTCAGCGCTGGAGAGAGGATACTGCAAACACAACAACCCATACCACAGCCACGTCCACGCCGCCGACGTGACGCAGACGCTGCACTGCCTGCTGCTGCGCTCCGGACTTGTG CACTGGCTGACAGAGCTGGAGGTGATGGCGTCACTCTTTGCTGCCGCCATCCACGACTACGAACACACGGGAACCACAAACAACTTCCACATCCACACAAA gtcagaatttGCATTGATCTACAATGACCGGTCAGTACAAGAAAGCCATCACCTGAGTGCAGCATTTCGCCTGCTGCAGGACGAGCAGATGAACATCTTCATTAATTTGACACGGGAGGAATGGAT ggAGATGCGGTCGCTTGTTATAGAGATGGTGTTGTCCACTGACATGTCCTCCCACCTACTCCAAGTCAAAGCGATGAAATCCTGTCTACAACAACAAGAGCG GATTGACAAGCCCAAAGCACTGTCTCTGTTACTGCACACTGCCGACATCAGCCATCCATCTAAGCCCTGGGCGCTGCACTCTCGCTGGACCAAAGCCCTGATGGAGGAGTTTTTCAGGCAG gGTGATAGAGAGGCAGAGCTCGGCCTGCCCTTCTCTCCACTGTGCGATCGAAAAAGCACACTCATAGCTGAATCTCAGATTG GTTTCATAGACTTCATTGTGTATCCTACGTTCTCACTGCTGACGGACATGGCTGAAAAGATTGTTATTCCTCTGGTGGAGGAGAACCCTGGTCCACCAGACCCCTGCAACAGACACAG TAATCTCTGGAAGGAGAGCTCCAGAGGTCTGCAGTGGAGCCTCGCCCACATCACAGCTGAGCTGGTGAGCTTCCGCTCCACTTGGACGCGACACACCGAAGACAACAAGCTCAAATGGAAGGAAAGTGGCTCAAATG GATTTTCAGACTCCGGTGTCACAAAAGAACAGAGATCCAGGCAAGAAGTGCTGTCAGAAAAATCCCTGCAAGAccccaccacagacacaaagctGTAG
- the LOC114435958 gene encoding calcium/calmodulin-dependent 3',5'-cyclic nucleotide phosphodiesterase 1B-like isoform X1, producing MTQMTHRVSERSLGLLTWTSSLERLRSMLKQLEEKDVDFEEIKKNLDFTASLLEAVYLDGTRQCLESEDDLQQLQSDGVPSEVTDWLASTFTQRIRRPVRRSDEKPKFRSIVHAVQAGIFVERMFKRAYTAAMPDQPAAVVNCLRDVDRWSFDVFALNSASSDHALRTLCFELITRYELNSRFKIPISCLTEFLSALERGYCKHNNPYHSHVHAADVTQTLHCLLLRSGLVHWLTELEVMASLFAAAIHDYEHTGTTNNFHIHTKSEFALIYNDRSVQESHHLSAAFRLLQDEQMNIFINLTREEWMEMRSLVIEMVLSTDMSSHLLQVKAMKSCLQQQERIDKPKALSLLLHTADISHPSKPWALHSRWTKALMEEFFRQGDREAELGLPFSPLCDRKSTLIAESQIGFIDFIVYPTFSLLTDMAEKIVIPLVEENPGPPDPCNRHSNLWKESSRGLQWSLAHITAELVSFRSTWTRHTEDNKLKWKESGSNGFSDSGVTKEQRSRQEVLSEKSLQDPTTDTKL from the exons GTTGAGAAGCATGctgaagcagctggaggagaaagaTGTCGACTTTGAAGAAATCAAAAAGAATCTGGATTTCACAGCGTCGTTACTAGAGGCAGTGTACCTCGATGgaacaag GCAGTGTCTGGAGTCTGAGGATGaccttcagcagctgcagtcagacggGGTGCCGTCCGAGGTCACTGATTGGCTGGCGTCCACCTTCACCCAGAGGATTCGGCGGCCTGTACGGCGCTCGGATGAGAAACCCAAGTTTCGCAGCATTGTGCATGCAGTGCAGGCCGGGATATTTGTAGAGAG GATGTTCAAGAGGGCCTACACAGCCGCCATGCCGGACCAACCTGCAGCGGTTGTAAACTGCCTCAGG GATGTTGACCGGTGGAGCTTCGACGTGTTTGCTCTGAACTCGGCCAGCTCCGATCATGCACTACGAACTCTGTGCTTTGAGCTGATCACCAGATATGAGCTCAACAGCCGCTtcaag ATTCCCATCTCATGCCTGACAGAGTTCCTTTCAGCGCTGGAGAGAGGATACTGCAAACACAACAACCCATACCACAGCCACGTCCACGCCGCCGACGTGACGCAGACGCTGCACTGCCTGCTGCTGCGCTCCGGACTTGTG CACTGGCTGACAGAGCTGGAGGTGATGGCGTCACTCTTTGCTGCCGCCATCCACGACTACGAACACACGGGAACCACAAACAACTTCCACATCCACACAAA gtcagaatttGCATTGATCTACAATGACCGGTCAGTACAAGAAAGCCATCACCTGAGTGCAGCATTTCGCCTGCTGCAGGACGAGCAGATGAACATCTTCATTAATTTGACACGGGAGGAATGGAT ggAGATGCGGTCGCTTGTTATAGAGATGGTGTTGTCCACTGACATGTCCTCCCACCTACTCCAAGTCAAAGCGATGAAATCCTGTCTACAACAACAAGAGCG GATTGACAAGCCCAAAGCACTGTCTCTGTTACTGCACACTGCCGACATCAGCCATCCATCTAAGCCCTGGGCGCTGCACTCTCGCTGGACCAAAGCCCTGATGGAGGAGTTTTTCAGGCAG gGTGATAGAGAGGCAGAGCTCGGCCTGCCCTTCTCTCCACTGTGCGATCGAAAAAGCACACTCATAGCTGAATCTCAGATTG GTTTCATAGACTTCATTGTGTATCCTACGTTCTCACTGCTGACGGACATGGCTGAAAAGATTGTTATTCCTCTGGTGGAGGAGAACCCTGGTCCACCAGACCCCTGCAACAGACACAG TAATCTCTGGAAGGAGAGCTCCAGAGGTCTGCAGTGGAGCCTCGCCCACATCACAGCTGAGCTGGTGAGCTTCCGCTCCACTTGGACGCGACACACCGAAGACAACAAGCTCAAATGGAAGGAAAGTGGCTCAAATG GATTTTCAGACTCCGGTGTCACAAAAGAACAGAGATCCAGGCAAGAAGTGCTGTCAGAAAAATCCCTGCAAGAccccaccacagacacaaagctGTAG